Genomic segment of Pirellulales bacterium:
TGGGAAATTCTGACCGAGCCCACACTGGTCCGGCGATATTTCAACGCCGACGAACGGCAGGTGTTTCGCCGACACGTGGCGTGGACGCGGTTAGTATTCGACCGGCGCACTACTTTGCTCGATGGCGAAGTTGGCGATTTGTTGAAGTTTATTCGCACCCATCGCGACATGCTGGTGCTGAAGCCCAACCGCAGCTACGGTGGCGACCGCGTGTTGTTGGGGCACCTGCTGGAAGCACACGAATGGGAGCAAGCCATTGAAAAAGCGATTGTCGGCGGCGATTGGGTTGTGCAGCGATTGGCCGCCATTCCGGTTGGGGAATTTCCATTCCTCGGCGAGGACGGCACAGTTCATGTGGAGCCGTTTTACACCGTGATGGGTTTTGCTGCTACCAAATATGGACTGGCGTTGTTGGGCCGAGCCTCGCAGAAGCAAGTGGTCAATGTCGCCCAGCGCGGAGGCATGTGCAGCGTACTCATTGGCCGTCCCCCACCGCGGCTTGTTGGCCCTGGCAATGTTGCGTATCAAATTTGAAATGGAACCAGCTGAACGATTTACTGCCGCAATCGCACGGATCGACGCCATCAACGCCGCCGACCCGAATCGCGAATTATTCCAAGGCCGTCAGCAGCCAAAGGAAGTGGTTTATTCGCAGCGAATGAGCGACTGGCTGCAGCGAATGTCGCCCGATGCTTCGGAAGCATCAAAACTGGCGGCCCACGGACAACACATCTGTCGCTGGACCATTCCGCGCGGTGAGTACCCAATGGATCGTCCAGGTTATTTCCGTTGGCGAAGCACATGCCAGCGGATGCATGCGGAGAAGCTGGGCAAAGTTTTACGCGAAGT
This window contains:
- a CDS encoding DUF4202 domain-containing protein, whose product is MEPAERFTAAIARIDAINAADPNRELFQGRQQPKEVVYSQRMSDWLQRMSPDASEASKLAAHGQHICRWTIPRGEYPMDRPGYFRWRSTCQRMHAEKLGKVLREVGYDEATIGRVQSLVRKERMKLDPEAQLLEDVVCLVFLDNYFAEFSHQHDEAKLIDIVRKTWKKMSVQGQQAALQLPLPVETKAIIEKALTT